One part of the Gossypium raimondii isolate GPD5lz chromosome 1, ASM2569854v1, whole genome shotgun sequence genome encodes these proteins:
- the LOC128040884 gene encoding citrate synthase, glyoxysomal-like, whose translation SIVGRDPLIEVAISLEKAALSDEYFIKRKLYPNVDFYSGLIYRAMGFPPEFFTVLFAIPRMAGYLAHWHESLDDPDTKIIRPQQHPKVYRNCESEGGGKKMKAKRKLGDSVDIKRDLKRQRVVDSPSSPPEESLCLIMTMKMMKGEH comes from the exons tctattgttGGTCGGGATCCACTTATTGAG GTAGCTATTAGTTTGGAGAAGGCCGCATTATCTGacgaatattttattaagaggAAGCTTTATCCAAATGTTGATTTCTATTCTGGGTTAATATATCG GGCCATGGGATTTCCACCAGAGTTTTTCACTGTGTTATTTGCAATCCCTCGAATGGCTGGGTACTTGGCACACTGGCACGAGTCTCTAGATGATCCCGATACAAAGATAATAAGACCCCAACAA CATCCAAAAGtata CAGAAATTGTGAGAGTGAAGGAGGGGGAAAGAAGATGAAAGCAAAAAGGAAACTTGGTGATAGTGTAGACATAAAACGAGACTTAAAACGGCAGAGGGTTGTGgattcaccatcttcacctCCTGAAGAGTCACTGTGCCTTATAATGacgatgaagatgatgaaaggAGAGCATTGA
- the LOC128039530 gene encoding uncharacterized protein LOC128039530, with protein sequence MNLEVRMKILEDKVDNETINWMMENFKLSVKQQIEAVLTKDELQHLAFLCKSEVDSIGRLTAGILWLLKLQKCAALITESSNSESSLVNLTNIKELKQKLDNMHSLLLQLRVQI encoded by the exons ATGAATCTTGAAGTTCGTATGAAGATATTGGAAGATAAAGTTGACAACGAAACCATCAACTGGATGATGGAGAACTTTAAACTCTCAGTCAAACAACAG ATTGAGGCTGTTTTAACCAAGGACGAACTTCAACACCTTGCTTTCTTATGCAAATCCGAAGTTGATTCAATTGGTAGGTTAACTGCTGGAATCTTGTGGTTGCTCAAGCTTCAAAAGTGTGCCGCTCTCATCACTGAATCATCTAATTCTGAGTCTTCCCTGGTGAACCTTACTAACATTAAAGAACTTAAACAGAAACTGGATAACATGCATAGTTTACTGCTGCAATTGCGggttcaaatttga